DNA from Planctomycetota bacterium:
CAGGGAGTGAGCGGCGTTTCGGTGTTTCGGGAAACCGCCTCCGGACGCCCAGGCCGCTCTCCCCGAGGCTCACGAGTCGCTCATCAGCCCGGAGACCTTCGCGGACGTGACATTTGCCGGGCTATCCTCCGGGCCTTGACGCGTGAGTGTACGGACGTGTAGTATCGCGTCTGTTGGGTTGCAATCCGTCGCAGCGAACGATCAACGCGACTCGTGGCCTGAGCCGTTTCAGCATCGTGCGGGCCTGGTGGCGACAGGGTAGTAGAGAGCAGGGGCTTCTATGACGACGATTCAGATATCGCTTCCGAATGACTTGGCGCAAGCCGCCCGTGATGCCGGATTGCTCGACCCCGATGCAATTCAGGGCATGCTGCGGCAGCAACTGCGAAGCCGAGCACTCCATGATCTGCAACAGGTCTGGCGCACCATGCCACCGGCTGACCTGACCCCCGAGATCGAGCAGCAGATCGTCGATGAGGTGAAGCACTGCCGCGCGGAATTGCGGCGCGAACGACAAACGCGATGATGGCTCGCGTTTCGGGTGAGCTCACCACGGTCGTTCTCGACACAAACGTCGTCGTCGCCGCCTTGTTGTGGGATGGGGTACCCAGGGCACTTCTGGAGCTCGTAGCGGCAGAGCCCTGGGTCGTCGCGGCGGTGAGCCCCGAGCTCATCACTGAATTGGAGAGGGTGTTGCAGCGCCCGCAACTCGCTGAGCGCGTCCGTGCAACGGGCAGGACGGAGGAGTTGATCTCCCGGTATCGTGAGATCACGGCGACAGTGACTCCGGTCACCGTGGCTCCCGTCGTGGTCGCGGACTGTGATGATGATCACGTCCTCGCGCTGGCGGTCGCTGCACATGCATCGCTGGTGATCACCGGGGATCGCTCGCATCTTTTTGCCGATTGGGCGGCACGAGGGCATCGCGATCGTGACACCTCGAGCAGCACTCGATTTTCTGAAGCAACGCCGATGAGCGGCACACAGGACATCAAGGCTGCCGTGAAGAAGCGGCCGACGACCTTCCAAGTGACGCCCGGCGAGAGCAGACCCAACCGCCTGACCGACCACCTCACTCCCCAATGCACGGCATGCGGCAGGCGCGTCGCTGGAAACCAGTCGCAGGCGTGGCACTTGCCCGGGTTCGGCCGAAACATGGAACGGGGCGGCCGCTCCGCGAATTCGACAAGAAACGTGTGGTAGGCGAACACATACGGGATCCCGGGGCCGATCCGGGCGCGCCAGAAGTCGCTGCGGTTTGGCTGTACGGCGAAACGCAATACAATGGTGCCGAGTACAAGGACAGTCCTCCGGAGCACGGAGCATGGCGAAAAAAGCGCGAGCGAAGCCGTTGAACGCAAGCGCGCTCATGGTGCGGCTTGATCCTGAGAGCAAGCACGCCCTCACTGCCGCGGCCCAGTTGCGGCGGATCAGCGTCAGCGACTACGTGCGGACGGTGACGGTCTCCCAGGCTCGGCGAGAGGTCGCGAGCGCCCGCGAGCAAACCATCCTGCTCAGCCCAGAGGAGCAACTCGCCTTCTGGCAGGCACTCCAGGCTCCCGTGAAGCCGACGCCGGCTCAGCAGCGACTGGGGGCGATGATGCGTGGCGAGCGGTGACCGTCGGGGCGTTTTCGAACGGGTGGGTGCTCGAGCCGGTGCGACAGACGCACCCACGTCGGCTTTTCGACTGCGGGGAGAAACCGGTCAACGATTGGTTGCGAACAAAGGCTTTCCAGCATCAGTCCAAGCGGCTTTCAGCCACGAAAGTGCTCGTCGATGCCGAGGGCAGCATCGCCGGCTTCTACACGCTGGCAACGGGACAGATCGATTTCGGCGACCTCCCTCCGGCGATCGTCCGCCAGCTGCCCCGCCGGGGGCTGCCTGTGGCGGTGCTCGCCTGGCTCGGCGTCCACACCAGGCACCAGAGCCGAGGCATTGGCGGCATGCTTCTCGCGCATGCCTTGCGCGACTGCCATGACGCGGGACAGACATTCGCGTTCGTGGCGGTCATCCTCGACTGCGTGAACGACCGTGCGAAGGCTTTCTACGAGCGATGGGATTTCGCGGAACTCCCCGGCCACCCCTATCGGCTCTTTCTGGATGCGCGAACGCTCGCGGCGATGATCAAGCCGGACGGCTGAGTTTCGCACGGATCTGCGATCTCCATGGGGATGGCCGTATCGATGGATCGCCGCCCGGCCACCGCTTGCGATTCCGCCGTTGACCATCCTCTTCTCACCGCTCGCCCCCCGGCTTTGAACGCCCGCCGCGGCGGTCGCCGCGCGTTCCGCGCGGTGCGGATGAGCGCCCCGGCGGCTTCGGCTTCGTCTCGGGGGATCGGATCGGCCGCGGCCGGGGGTCGGGCTGGCCGAGGCCCTGCTCGGGCACGCAGATCCAGCCGTCGAGGGAGTCGGCCAGCCGCCCGCTGGTGGCGCCGGACGCCTCGACCAGCACCATCCGCGACGTGGCGTCGATCACCGACACCCCCGACGTGGCGCTGATCCGCGCCAGATCGGCCGCTGGCGCCGCACCCTGCCCGGTGAAGCGGAGGACGAAGCGTTGCATGGTGGGCGGCGCGCTTCCGGACGGTTTGGGACGTGGGGAATCCTCCGGTTTTCGAAGTATCCCAGCGCCGTGCGTCTCCGGCAATCGCCACGGTTTGCCCTTCCGGCACCAGGGCGCACACTTGTACGGCGGATTGGCTCGGAGACGACGAGGCCCTCGTGGATGCCGGCGGCGACCGGGAAGGGACACCATGGCTGACGAGTCGGCGCCGGTGCGGTTCGTCGTCCTCCCGCCGACCGGAACGCGGGCGGGGGCCGATGCCGTCCGCGACATCCTCGCCCAGCTCGGCGGGCTGACGAGTGCCTCCGCGGCGCGGAAATTCGCCGCCAGCTGCGGGATGCGGCGCGGCCGCGTCGAGTGTGATATCCGCGTCCTCGACAGCGTCGCCGAAAACGGCCCCAAGCTCCTCGAGATGTCTCCCGAGGCAGCCGCCAACCTCCGCGCCCGCGAGCCGGGCCTGCGGATCGTGCCCGAGGTGTTCTTCCGATCGGCCCACGTGCGCTACGCCGCCAGTGTCGCCGCCCCGCGCGCCACCACGGCGGGCAAGACGCGCGTCGCCGTCGTCGCCCGCTCGGGTGGCGCGCCGATCCGCGGCGCGACGGTGGTGGCGTTTACCGACGTCGGCAGCGCCGTCGGCGGCGAGGCGCGCACAAAGGCCGACGGCATCGCCGAGGTGGCCCTCGGCACCGCCAAGCGGATCGAGCGGATCTACGTCTACGCCCCGCCGGGCTGGTGGGGCGGCTTCCGCAAGAACGTCATGGTCCGCAAGGGCACCGACATCGTCGTCCGCCTCTCCCGGCTCGATCCGGCCGAGCCCGACTGCCTGCGCCACTACTACGGCAGCGCCGACCTCGCCGTTGGCGACGGCGTGACCGTCGGGGTGATCGACACCGGCGTCGGCCCCCATCCCGATCTCGTCGTCGCCGGCGGCTCGAACACCGTCCTCGGCGAGGATCCGGCCGACATCGCCGACAACGGCGCCGGCCATGGCACGCACGTGGCGGGGATCATCGCGTCGCGCGGCGGGGCGCCCGACGGGGTCCGCGGCCTGGCGCCGGGAGTCACGCTCCGCTCCTACCGGGTGTTCGGCAAGGACGGGCCGATGGCGAGCAATTTCGCGATCCTCAAGGCGCTCGACCGCGCCGTGGCCGACGGCTGCGACCTGGTGAATCTCAGCCTCGGCGGCGGCGTGCGCGACCCGGCGATCGCGGCGGCGATCCAGGATGCCCGCGCGTCCGGCACGCTGGTGATCGCGGCGGCGGGGAATGCCGAGCGGGCGCCGGTCGAGTTTCCGGCGGCGGAGCCGGCCTGCGTGGCGGTGTCGGCACTGGGGGTGAAGGGCACCTTCCCGCGCGGGGCGATGGAGGATGCCGATGTCCGCGAGCCGTTCGGCACCGACCCGCGCGAGTTCATCGCCGGGTTTTCCAACGTCGGCACGGAGATCGATCTCACCGGTCCCGGCGTGGGCGTGGTCTCGACGGTGCCGGGGGGCCTGGCGCCGATGAGCGGCACGT
Protein-coding regions in this window:
- a CDS encoding DUF1778 domain-containing protein, whose translation is MVRLDPESKHALTAAAQLRRISVSDYVRTVTVSQARREVASAREQTILLSPEEQLAFWQALQAPVKPTPAQQRLGAMMRGER
- a CDS encoding peptidase S8/S53 subtilisin kexin sedolisin; the encoded protein is MVGGALPDGLGRGESSGFRSIPAPCVSGNRHGLPFRHQGAHLYGGLARRRRGPRGCRRRPGRDTMADESAPVRFVVLPPTGTRAGADAVRDILAQLGGLTSASAARKFAASCGMRRGRVECDIRVLDSVAENGPKLLEMSPEAAANLRAREPGLRIVPEVFFRSAHVRYAASVAAPRATTAGKTRVAVVARSGGAPIRGATVVAFTDVGSAVGGEARTKADGIAEVALGTAKRIERIYVYAPPGWWGGFRKNVMVRKGTDIVVRLSRLDPAEPDCLRHYYGSADLAVGDGVTVGVIDTGVGPHPDLVVAGGSNTVLGEDPADIADNGAGHGTHVAGIIASRGGAPDGVRGLAPGVTLRSYRVFGKDGPMASNFAILKALDRAVADGCDLVNLSLGGGVRDPAIAAAIQDARASGTLVIAAAGNAERAPVEFPAAEPACVAVSALGVKGTFPRGAMEDADVREPFGTDPREFIAGFSNVGTEIDLTGPGVGVVSTVPGGLAPMSGTSMACPAVVGVAARLLSADRETLRRKRDQARSDAIARAVLSSGVGRGFPPTFEGSGLPLP
- a CDS encoding GNAT family N-acetyltransferase is translated as MTVGAFSNGWVLEPVRQTHPRRLFDCGEKPVNDWLRTKAFQHQSKRLSATKVLVDAEGSIAGFYTLATGQIDFGDLPPAIVRQLPRRGLPVAVLAWLGVHTRHQSRGIGGMLLAHALRDCHDAGQTFAFVAVILDCVNDRAKAFYERWDFAELPGHPYRLFLDARTLAAMIKPDG
- a CDS encoding putative toxin-antitoxin system toxin component, PIN family, which codes for MMARVSGELTTVVLDTNVVVAALLWDGVPRALLELVAAEPWVVAAVSPELITELERVLQRPQLAERVRATGRTEELISRYREITATVTPVTVAPVVVADCDDDHVLALAVAAHASLVITGDRSHLFADWAARGHRDRDTSSSTRFSEATPMSGTQDIKAAVKKRPTTFQVTPGESRPNRLTDHLTPQCTACGRRVAGNQSQAWHLPGFGRNMERGGRSANSTRNVW